The proteins below come from a single Xyrauchen texanus isolate HMW12.3.18 chromosome 1, RBS_HiC_50CHRs, whole genome shotgun sequence genomic window:
- the LOC127628234 gene encoding 5-hydroxytryptamine receptor 5A-like gives MTQPNVTVLSANYSGGSESGNLFRPFSVFSVLTLTLLAILVVATFVWNLLVLVTILRIRTFHRVPHNLVASMAISDVMVAGLVMPLSLVRELYGHRWILGRALCQVWISCDVLCCTASIWNVTAIALDRYWSITRHLEYTLKTRKRISNVMIGLTWLLSSVISLSPLFGWGETYSKERLTCQVSQEPSYTVFSTFGAFYLPLCVVLFVYWKIYKAAKFRIGSCKTNTITPMAEVIEVKEAERQPQMAFTVRHATVSFQADGETWREQKERRAALMVGILIGVFVLCWIPFFLAELIIPLCSCDIPPVWKSVFLWLGYSNSFFNPLIYTAFNKNYNNAFRNLFSRQR, from the exons ATGACTCAACCGAATGTTACAGTTCTTTCAGCGAATTACTCTGGTGGCTCAGAATCGGGTAATTTGTTCCGTCCATTTTCTGTCTTCAGCGTTCTCACCCTTACTTTGCTGGCCATTCTAGTGGTGGCCACCTTTGTTTGGAACCTTCTGGTTTTGGTGACCATCCTGAGGATTCGCACATTCCATCGCGTTCCCCACAATCTGGTTGCCTCCATGGCCATCTCGGACGTGATGGTTGCAGGACTGGTTATGCCTCTAAGTTTGGTTAGGGAGCTGTATGGTCACCGCTGGATTCTGGGTCGGGCCTTGTGTCAGGTCTGGATCTCTTGCGATGTGCTCTGCTGCACAGCCAGTATCTGGAACGTGACAGCCATTGCCCTAGATCGTTACTGGTCCATCACACGACATCTGGAGTACACACTTAAGACACGCAAAAGGATCTCCAATGTGATGATTGGACTCACGTGGCTGCTCTCATCTGTTATCTCACTTTCACCACTCTTTGGTTGGGGTGAGACCTACTCAAAGGAGCGCCTGACTTGTCAAGTAAGCCAGGAGCCCTCATACACAGTATTCTCCACCTTTGGAGCCTTCTATCTGCCCCTTTGTGTGGTACTATTTGTCTACTGGAAGATCTACAAGGCTGCCAAGTTTCGCATTGGCTCCTGCAAAACCAACACCATCACACCAATGGCTGAGGTCATAGAG GTAAAGGAGGCAGAACGGCAGCCGCAGATGGCCTTTACGGTTCGTCATGCCACTGTATCGTTCCAGGCAGATGGTGAGACGTGGCGGGAGCAGAAAGAGAGGAGAGCTGCTCTGATGGTGGGCATCCTGATTGGTGTATTCGTGCTCTGTTGGATTCCCTTTTTCCTTGCTGAGCTCATCATTCCGCTCTGTTCATGTGACATCCCCCCTGTCTGGAAAAGTGTCTTTCTATGGCTAGGCTACTCAAACTCCTTCTTCAATCCACTCATCTATACAGCCTTTAACAAGAACTACAACAATGCTTTCAGAAACCTTTTCTCCAGACAGCGATAA